A region of Streptomyces deccanensis DNA encodes the following proteins:
- a CDS encoding uroporphyrinogen-III synthase: MDPTDPTDRNEGTDRATRTEHGPLAGFTVGVTAARRADELGALLQRRGAAVLHAPALRIVPLADDSELLAATKDLLDQAPDIVVATTAIGFRGWIEAADGWGLGEALLDRLRGVEVLARGPKVKGAIRAAGLTEEWSPSSESMAEVLDRLLEHGVEGRRVAVQLHGEPLPGFVESLRAGGAEVVGVPVYRWMPPEDLAPMDRLLDVTVTRGVDALTFTSAPAAASLLSRAEDRGLLPELLNALNHDVLPACVGPVTALPLQAHGVDTVQPQRFRLGPLVQLLCQELPGRARTLPIAGHHVEIRGHAVLVDGALRPVPPAGMSLLRALCRRPGWVVPRSDLLRALPGAGRDEHAVETAMARLRTSLGTPKLIQTVVKRGYRLALDPAADAKYDA; encoded by the coding sequence ATGGACCCGACGGACCCGACGGACCGGAACGAAGGCACGGACAGGGCGACGCGGACGGAACACGGACCGCTCGCCGGGTTCACCGTGGGTGTCACCGCCGCCCGCCGGGCCGACGAGCTCGGGGCACTGCTCCAGCGCCGCGGAGCCGCGGTCCTGCACGCCCCCGCCCTGCGCATCGTGCCGCTCGCCGACGACAGCGAACTGCTCGCCGCGACCAAGGACCTGCTCGACCAGGCACCCGACATCGTGGTCGCGACCACGGCCATCGGCTTCCGCGGCTGGATCGAGGCGGCGGACGGCTGGGGCTTGGGCGAGGCCCTGCTCGACCGGCTGCGGGGGGTCGAGGTCCTGGCGCGCGGACCGAAGGTGAAGGGCGCGATCCGTGCCGCCGGCCTGACGGAGGAATGGTCCCCCTCCTCCGAATCCATGGCCGAGGTACTCGACCGACTGCTGGAGCACGGAGTCGAAGGCCGCCGGGTCGCCGTCCAGCTGCACGGCGAACCGCTCCCCGGTTTCGTGGAGTCCCTGCGCGCCGGGGGAGCGGAGGTGGTCGGCGTCCCCGTGTACCGCTGGATGCCCCCCGAGGACCTCGCCCCGATGGACCGTCTCCTCGACGTGACGGTCACCCGCGGCGTCGACGCCCTCACCTTCACCAGCGCCCCGGCGGCGGCGTCCCTGCTCTCCCGGGCCGAGGACCGGGGCCTGCTCCCCGAGTTGCTCAACGCGCTGAACCACGACGTCCTGCCCGCCTGCGTGGGCCCGGTGACCGCGCTCCCCCTCCAGGCCCACGGCGTGGACACGGTCCAGCCCCAACGCTTCCGCCTCGGCCCCCTCGTCCAACTCCTCTGCCAGGAACTCCCCGGCCGCGCCCGCACGTTGCCCATCGCCGGCCACCACGTGGAAATCCGCGGCCACGCGGTCCTCGTCGACGGCGCCCTGCGCCCCGTCCCCCCGGCCGGCATGTCCCTGCTCCGCGCGCTCTGCCGCCGCCCCGGCTGGGTCGTCCCCCGCTCCGATCTCCTCCGCGCGCTCCCGGGCGCCGGCCGCGACGAACACGCCGTAGAGACGGCGATGGCCCGCCTCCGCACGTCCCTGGGCACGCCGAAACTGATCCAAACAGTGGTCAAGCGCGGCTACCGCCTGGCCCTGGACCCGGCGGCGGACGCGAAGTACGACGCGTAG
- a CDS encoding GntR family transcriptional regulator: MPDRDVPPYRRIADDLRAAIAKGKLTPGEKLKSENELKDQYGTTRVTVRKALALLKADGLLVSEQGRGVFVRRRPSVSMRTTGANFRARRATGVSNFTAEAAAQGLRAEQRILSVERVPAPVEIAERLGVSPGTSVIVRRRAFFVDEEPMQLADGYYPDELFRGSSVEGSARIPGGVSSLIEDPAGPVGQRIVRFVEDLEIRMPTPAEVATLRIPPGVPLARVLRSARVADGQVVEILDSRIPCDRHLFQYVIDVP; encoded by the coding sequence ATGCCGGACCGAGATGTTCCCCCGTACCGCCGGATCGCCGATGATCTGCGCGCGGCGATCGCCAAGGGAAAGCTGACTCCTGGCGAGAAGCTGAAGTCAGAGAACGAACTCAAGGACCAGTACGGCACCACCAGGGTCACCGTGCGCAAGGCGTTGGCCCTGCTCAAGGCGGACGGACTACTCGTCAGCGAACAGGGCAGGGGCGTCTTCGTGCGTCGGCGGCCCAGCGTGAGTATGCGGACGACCGGCGCCAACTTCCGTGCACGGCGGGCCACAGGCGTCAGCAACTTCACCGCCGAGGCCGCAGCACAGGGGCTGCGGGCAGAGCAACGCATCCTCTCGGTGGAGAGGGTCCCCGCTCCCGTCGAGATCGCGGAGCGACTCGGGGTCTCCCCAGGCACCTCGGTGATTGTCCGGCGACGCGCCTTCTTCGTCGACGAGGAGCCGATGCAGTTGGCCGATGGGTACTACCCGGACGAGTTGTTCCGTGGGAGCTCGGTGGAAGGGTCTGCTCGCATCCCTGGTGGCGTCAGCTCCCTGATCGAGGACCCCGCCGGACCCGTCGGCCAACGCATCGTGCGTTTCGTCGAGGACCTGGAGATCCGCATGCCGACGCCTGCCGAAGTCGCCACACTGCGTATCCCGCCCGGCGTTCCGCTGGCACGCGTCCTGCGCAGCGCGCGTGTGGCGGACGGACAGGTGGTCGAGATTCTGGACTCCCGCATCCCGTGCGACCGGCATCTGTTCCAGTACGTCATCGACGTGCCCTGA
- a CDS encoding NUDIX hydrolase — protein MSQDTGDAAEAVAGEPKRGSFRLAAYAVCVEDDRVLLAHHVSGNWTLPGGRVEHAEDPFDTVIREVAEETGCDAVVERLLGVDSRVIPATVARGGIEHQNIGVFYRVRITGGRLRPEPNGQTVESVWTPIPEIALLRRSSLVDIGLALARTAPETGHVAPVPVGGLVQH, from the coding sequence ATGAGCCAAGACACCGGTGACGCGGCCGAGGCGGTCGCGGGCGAGCCGAAACGGGGAAGCTTCCGCCTGGCGGCGTACGCCGTGTGCGTCGAGGACGACCGAGTACTGCTCGCCCACCATGTGTCGGGCAACTGGACCCTGCCGGGCGGCAGGGTCGAGCACGCGGAGGACCCGTTCGACACGGTGATTCGGGAGGTGGCCGAGGAGACGGGCTGTGACGCGGTGGTCGAACGCCTGTTGGGCGTGGACTCACGGGTGATCCCCGCGACCGTGGCGCGCGGGGGGATCGAGCACCAGAACATCGGCGTCTTCTACCGGGTCCGGATCACCGGGGGCCGCCTCCGCCCCGAACCGAACGGCCAGACCGTGGAGTCGGTCTGGACCCCGATCCCCGAGATCGCCCTGCTCCGCCGATCGTCGCTGGTCGACATCGGCCTCGCCCTGGCCCGGACCGCCCCGGAAACCGGCCATGTCGCTCCCGTACCGGTCGGCGGCCTGGTCCAGCACTGA
- a CDS encoding acyltransferase family protein, giving the protein MSTLAHGSTPPDATPPGSTPPGSTAPGVPPQSDGGPRDPAARAPGRDRYFDLLRALALFRVVLYHLTGWAWLPLLFPSMGVMFALAGNLMARSLKRPALGVVRGRLRRLLPPVWLLGVVGVTGMVAQGWGPDADGHPAWWWFHLTFWILPISDPPYAEGLPGVHGLIGADWAGELAGPLWYVRAYLWYVVLSPLLLRALRAAPAVTVLAPIALAGVLELGLLELPGERFSSGLTDFSTFGACWILGMAQQEGILARLPRYLVPSVAPVVALTGLWYALNRDFGTGNDLDSMPFAQALWSVGTVALLLHISPSWQEWPDRLRRWGGLIALLNARAVTIYLWHNTCILIAATQWDRLWNVVFLEQNTPWLLESVWPVLVVTWLLIAVCVVAFGWAEDLAAGRRPRWWPTGRVLTR; this is encoded by the coding sequence ATGAGCACCCTCGCACACGGCTCCACGCCACCGGACGCGACGCCGCCCGGTTCCACGCCGCCCGGTTCCACGGCACCGGGCGTGCCCCCGCAGTCCGACGGAGGACCGCGGGACCCGGCCGCCCGCGCCCCGGGCCGGGACCGCTACTTCGACCTCCTGCGGGCCCTCGCCCTCTTCCGGGTGGTGCTCTACCACCTCACCGGCTGGGCCTGGCTGCCGCTCCTCTTCCCGTCCATGGGCGTGATGTTCGCCCTCGCCGGCAACCTCATGGCGCGCTCGCTGAAGCGCCCGGCCCTGGGTGTCGTCCGGGGCCGTCTGCGCCGACTGCTGCCGCCGGTCTGGCTCCTGGGGGTCGTCGGCGTGACGGGGATGGTGGCCCAGGGCTGGGGGCCGGACGCGGACGGGCACCCCGCCTGGTGGTGGTTCCACCTCACGTTCTGGATCCTCCCGATCAGCGACCCGCCGTACGCCGAGGGCCTCCCCGGAGTCCACGGCCTCATCGGCGCCGACTGGGCCGGGGAACTCGCCGGCCCGCTCTGGTACGTCCGCGCCTACCTCTGGTACGTCGTCCTCTCCCCGCTGCTGCTCCGCGCGCTGCGGGCGGCGCCGGCGGTGACGGTCCTCGCGCCGATCGCGCTGGCCGGGGTGCTCGAACTGGGCCTGCTGGAACTGCCGGGCGAGCGGTTCTCCTCGGGGCTGACGGACTTCAGCACCTTCGGCGCCTGCTGGATCCTCGGCATGGCTCAACAGGAGGGCATCCTCGCGCGCCTCCCGCGCTACCTCGTCCCCTCCGTGGCCCCGGTGGTCGCCCTGACCGGCCTCTGGTACGCCCTGAACCGCGACTTCGGCACCGGCAACGACCTGGACAGCATGCCGTTCGCCCAGGCGCTCTGGTCCGTCGGCACGGTCGCGCTGCTGCTGCACATCAGCCCGTCGTGGCAGGAGTGGCCGGACCGGCTGCGCCGCTGGGGCGGGCTGATCGCCCTCCTCAACGCCCGTGCGGTGACGATCTACCTCTGGCACAACACCTGCATCCTGATCGCCGCGACCCAGTGGGACCGGCTGTGGAACGTGGTGTTCCTCGAACAGAACACCCCCTGGCTGCTGGAGAGCGTCTGGCCCGTGCTGGTCGTGACCTGGCTGCTGATCGCCGTCTGTGTGGTCGCCTTCGGCTGGGCGGAGGACCTGGCGGCCGGGCGCAGGCCGCGGTGGTGGCCGACGGGTCGTGTACTGACCCGGTAA
- a CDS encoding TIGR03668 family PPOX class F420-dependent oxidoreductase has protein sequence MRLSPLVARERFTATPVARLATADASGVPHAVPVTFAVRDDLLYFAVDHKPKSTWQLRRLRNIRANPSVTVLVDHYADDWSTLWWARADGRAEVLAEGSERGLALELLCAKYDRPDQYGDSPPQGPVVAVRVEHWTGWTFT, from the coding sequence ATGAGACTCTCGCCACTTGTAGCCCGGGAACGCTTCACCGCAACTCCCGTCGCCCGGCTGGCGACCGCCGACGCCAGCGGGGTACCGCACGCGGTGCCGGTGACGTTCGCCGTCCGGGACGACCTCCTGTATTTCGCGGTGGATCACAAGCCCAAGAGCACATGGCAGTTGCGGCGGCTGCGCAACATCCGGGCGAACCCCTCGGTGACGGTCCTGGTCGACCACTACGCCGATGACTGGTCGACACTGTGGTGGGCTCGCGCCGACGGCCGTGCGGAAGTGCTGGCAGAGGGGTCGGAGCGCGGCTTGGCGTTGGAGTTGCTGTGTGCCAAGTACGACCGGCCCGATCAGTACGGGGACTCGCCCCCGCAGGGCCCCGTGGTCGCCGTTCGAGTCGAGCACTGGACGGGATGGACCTTCACATAG
- a CDS encoding serine hydrolase domain-containing protein has translation MSQPTATTTPAPSLDLAHWQRRLDTLRAAHDVPGASLAFVVDGEVHELASGVLSRATGVEATPDSVFQLGSIAKVYTAALVMQLVESGELDLDVPVVKVLPEFATIDPAATEVITPRMLLSHTSGLTCDFHIDTGRGDDAIARYVEAAKGVAMDCPPGTAVSYSGIGYVVLGRIVEVLTGLTWDQALKERVFAPLGLTHSMTLPEEALPYRAAMGHMAGEDGTQVPAPVWDLMPRAAGPGARVLATAGDVVRYAKAHLDGGAGILRPETVTAMQNRETDVPDKWTVSADGWGLGWTLYDWDGVPGYGHDGAATGQYAFLRVVPTEGVAVALLTNGGASRLLYADLLRELLAELAGITLPAPFAPPAEPPTVDITPWTGTYKREGVVITIGERNGTPHLTYAFVDGMVGYSPDLEMELVPLSETVFAGAGGGASFAEDWMPVVFATLSDGTRCAYIGMRAAPKVA, from the coding sequence ATGTCTCAGCCCACCGCCACCACCACCCCCGCCCCCTCCCTCGACCTCGCCCACTGGCAGCGTCGGCTCGACACCCTGCGCGCCGCCCACGACGTGCCCGGCGCGAGCCTCGCCTTCGTCGTCGACGGGGAGGTGCACGAACTCGCGAGCGGGGTGCTGAGCCGCGCGACCGGCGTGGAGGCCACCCCCGACTCCGTCTTCCAGCTCGGCTCGATCGCGAAGGTCTACACCGCCGCCCTCGTCATGCAACTGGTGGAGTCCGGCGAACTCGACCTCGACGTCCCGGTGGTGAAGGTGCTGCCGGAGTTCGCGACCATCGACCCGGCCGCCACCGAGGTCATCACGCCCCGCATGCTGCTCTCCCACACCAGCGGCCTGACCTGCGACTTCCACATCGACACCGGACGCGGCGACGACGCGATCGCCCGGTACGTCGAGGCCGCGAAGGGCGTGGCGATGGACTGCCCGCCGGGCACGGCGGTGTCGTACAGCGGCATCGGCTACGTCGTCCTCGGCCGGATCGTCGAGGTGCTGACCGGGCTGACCTGGGACCAGGCGCTCAAGGAGCGGGTGTTCGCGCCGCTCGGCCTGACGCACTCCATGACCCTGCCGGAGGAGGCCCTGCCGTACCGCGCGGCGATGGGCCACATGGCGGGGGAGGACGGGACACAGGTCCCCGCCCCGGTCTGGGACCTGATGCCGCGCGCGGCCGGACCGGGCGCCCGCGTGCTCGCCACCGCCGGCGACGTCGTCCGGTACGCGAAGGCACACCTCGACGGCGGCGCCGGCATCCTCCGCCCCGAGACCGTGACGGCCATGCAGAACCGCGAGACCGACGTCCCCGACAAGTGGACGGTCAGCGCCGACGGCTGGGGCCTCGGCTGGACCCTCTACGACTGGGACGGCGTCCCGGGCTACGGCCACGACGGCGCCGCGACCGGCCAGTACGCCTTCCTCCGCGTGGTGCCCACCGAGGGCGTCGCCGTCGCACTGCTCACCAACGGCGGCGCCTCCCGCCTCCTCTACGCCGACCTGCTGCGCGAACTGCTGGCGGAGCTGGCCGGGATCACGCTGCCCGCCCCGTTCGCCCCGCCCGCCGAGCCGCCCACCGTCGACATCACGCCCTGGACCGGTACGTACAAGAGGGAGGGAGTGGTCATCACGATCGGCGAGAGGAACGGCACACCGCACCTCACCTACGCCTTCGTGGACGGCATGGTCGGCTACTCGCCGGACCTGGAGATGGAGCTCGTGCCCCTGTCGGAGACGGTGTTCGCCGGCGCGGGCGGCGGCGCCTCGTTCGCGGAGGACTGGATGCCTGTGGTCTTCGCCACGCTGAGCGACGGCACCCGGTGCGCCTACATTGGCATGCGGGCCGCGCCGAAGGTGGCGTGA
- a CDS encoding helix-turn-helix domain-containing protein translates to MRGDAEHIDEFAAWMEGLIRARGYDIDSPRGGGKTRLAEEAGVHRAAVTRLLQRRSMPDLETMRGLSRALGVPLRDVLIRSGKLTEQDLPLAPVPAPAPETGPLSPEQAALALGIPEHRRTAFIQLTERLRQPPAS, encoded by the coding sequence ATGAGGGGCGATGCCGAGCACATCGACGAGTTCGCGGCCTGGATGGAGGGCCTGATACGGGCGCGCGGCTACGACATCGACAGCCCGCGCGGTGGTGGGAAGACCCGGCTGGCCGAGGAGGCGGGGGTGCACCGGGCGGCCGTCACCCGGCTGTTGCAACGGCGGAGCATGCCCGACCTGGAGACGATGCGCGGTCTGTCCCGCGCCCTCGGCGTCCCGCTGCGCGACGTCCTGATCCGCTCGGGCAAGCTGACCGAGCAAGACCTGCCCCTAGCCCCGGTCCCGGCCCCGGCGCCCGAGACCGGCCCGCTCTCCCCCGAGCAGGCGGCGTTGGCCCTGGGCATCCCGGAACACCGCAGGACGGCCTTCATCCAGCTCACCGAACGACTGAGACAGCCTCCCGCTTCCTGA
- a CDS encoding CGNR zinc finger domain-containing protein, giving the protein MAHPPTPRFDCGHLCLDFLTTTHPEEQLASPPALRTWITAAHLVPEGTPLDHITPHWLIGFRELRAHIAQLVRTTTDRTPDRTPARTPDRAFDISLARVNDLARAATPAVRAVRTPDGTLTRALDRTPECAALLALLARDTVELLTDPVACASLRQCAGDNCPVVYVDTSRGRRRRWCSSEICGNRERVARHRRRADLARSRA; this is encoded by the coding sequence ATGGCACACCCCCCAACCCCCCGCTTCGACTGCGGTCACCTCTGCCTGGACTTCCTCACCACCACCCACCCCGAGGAACAACTCGCCTCCCCGCCCGCCCTGCGCACCTGGATCACCGCCGCCCACCTGGTCCCCGAAGGCACCCCCCTGGACCACATCACCCCGCACTGGCTGATCGGCTTCAGAGAACTCCGCGCCCACATAGCCCAGTTGGTACGCACCACTACCGACCGAACCCCCGACCGCACCCCGGCCCGAACCCCCGACCGCGCCTTCGACATCTCCCTGGCGAGGGTCAACGACCTGGCCCGCGCGGCGACTCCGGCCGTCCGCGCAGTCCGCACCCCCGACGGCACCCTCACCCGCGCACTGGACCGCACCCCCGAGTGCGCCGCCCTGCTCGCCCTGCTCGCCCGCGACACCGTGGAGCTGCTCACGGACCCGGTCGCCTGCGCGAGCCTGCGCCAGTGCGCCGGCGACAACTGCCCCGTGGTGTACGTCGACACCTCGCGCGGCCGACGCCGCCGCTGGTGCTCCAGCGAGATCTGCGGCAACCGCGAACGCGTCGCCCGCCACCGCCGTCGAGCCGACCTGGCCCGCTCCCGCGCGTAG
- a CDS encoding nitrate/nitrite transporter, giving the protein MTAPSTAPASSRGGRWIEHWDPENEAFWNATGEKVARRNLIFSVLSEHIGFSIWTVWSVMVLFMGPEYGLTPADKFFIVSMATLVGAIVRIPYTFAVAIFGGRNWTVVSASLLLIPTVAAFVVMEPGTSFNTFLICAMLAGIGGGNFASSMTNINAFFPLRKKGWALGLNAGGGNIGVPVVQLIGLAVIGASGGPRVLLGIYIPFIVIAAVLAWLKMDNITSLKNDTGAAKEAVKDAHTWIMSFLYIGTFGSFIGYSFAFGLVLQTQFGRTPLESAYVTFIGPLLGSLIRPVGGALADKYGGAKITLWNYVGMAAATGIIVIASMQKSLPLFTTAFIVLFVLSGLGNGSTFKMIPGIFHAKALAKGLEGEEAAAYGRRLSGATMGIIGAVGALGGLGINLAFRQSFLTVGSGTGAFVTFLAFYGLCFAVTWAVYLRRTASNTVATTATTESKPQLSYAEV; this is encoded by the coding sequence ATGACAGCCCCGAGCACTGCCCCCGCATCGAGCAGGGGAGGCCGCTGGATCGAACACTGGGACCCGGAGAACGAGGCCTTCTGGAACGCGACCGGCGAGAAGGTCGCCCGTCGCAACCTCATCTTCTCCGTCCTCTCGGAGCACATCGGTTTCTCCATCTGGACCGTGTGGTCGGTGATGGTCCTGTTCATGGGCCCCGAGTACGGGCTCACCCCGGCCGACAAGTTCTTCATCGTCTCGATGGCCACGCTGGTCGGCGCGATCGTCCGGATCCCCTACACCTTCGCGGTGGCGATCTTCGGCGGACGCAACTGGACGGTGGTCTCCGCCAGCCTGCTGCTCATCCCGACCGTCGCGGCCTTCGTCGTCATGGAGCCGGGGACCTCGTTCAACACGTTCCTGATCTGCGCGATGCTCGCCGGCATCGGCGGCGGCAACTTCGCCTCCTCCATGACCAACATCAACGCCTTCTTCCCGCTCAGGAAGAAGGGCTGGGCGCTCGGCCTCAACGCGGGCGGCGGCAACATCGGTGTCCCGGTCGTCCAGCTCATCGGCCTCGCCGTCATCGGCGCCTCCGGCGGTCCCCGCGTGCTGCTCGGGATCTACATCCCCTTCATCGTGATCGCCGCCGTCCTGGCCTGGCTGAAGATGGACAACATCACGTCGCTGAAGAACGACACCGGCGCCGCCAAGGAAGCCGTCAAGGACGCCCACACCTGGATCATGTCCTTCCTCTACATCGGCACCTTCGGCTCCTTCATCGGCTACAGCTTCGCCTTCGGCCTCGTCCTGCAGACCCAGTTCGGCCGTACGCCCCTGGAGTCCGCGTACGTCACCTTCATCGGCCCGCTGCTCGGCTCGCTGATCCGGCCGGTGGGCGGTGCCCTCGCCGACAAGTACGGCGGCGCCAAGATCACCCTGTGGAACTACGTCGGCATGGCCGCCGCCACCGGGATCATCGTCATCGCCTCCATGCAGAAGTCGCTGCCGCTCTTCACCACCGCGTTCATCGTGCTCTTCGTCCTCAGCGGCCTCGGCAACGGCTCCACCTTCAAGATGATCCCGGGCATCTTCCACGCCAAGGCTCTGGCCAAGGGCCTGGAGGGTGAGGAGGCCGCGGCCTACGGACGCAGGCTCTCCGGCGCCACCATGGGCATCATCGGCGCGGTGGGCGCGCTCGGCGGCCTCGGTATCAACCTGGCCTTCCGCCAGTCCTTCCTCACGGTCGGCTCCGGCACCGGCGCCTTCGTCACCTTCCTCGCCTTCTACGGTCTCTGCTTCGCGGTGACCTGGGCCGTATACCTTCGCCGAACGGCCTCGAACACCGTCGCGACGACGGCCACGACGGAATCGAAGCCGCAGCTCAGCTACGCCGAGGTGTGA
- a CDS encoding SDR family oxidoreductase, which yields MLAPCDDHGEKPPFSAARPVALVTGVGRSVGVGAGIAHRLAEAGWNVAFTYWTPYDARMVWGAETGAADTIAKALGERGADGMAVEADLADPEAAERVFDEVERRLGGVTALVMCHCESVDSGLLDTTLESFDRHFAVNARATWLLIREYGRRFRGTPGAGRVISLTSDHTVGNLPYGASKGALDRITLAAAHDLSHLGITANVINPGPVDTGWMSDDIREHVLRRTPLGRLGSPQDTADLVEFLCSSQGQWINGQLLKSDGGFAN from the coding sequence ATGCTTGCGCCTTGTGACGACCATGGAGAGAAGCCGCCGTTCAGTGCTGCCAGGCCGGTCGCGTTGGTGACCGGGGTCGGCCGGTCCGTCGGCGTCGGCGCGGGCATCGCTCACCGGCTTGCCGAGGCGGGCTGGAACGTCGCCTTCACCTACTGGACGCCGTACGACGCCCGCATGGTGTGGGGCGCCGAGACCGGTGCCGCGGACACCATCGCCAAGGCGTTGGGCGAACGAGGCGCCGACGGGATGGCCGTGGAGGCGGACCTCGCCGATCCAGAGGCGGCGGAGCGTGTCTTCGATGAGGTCGAGCGTCGCCTCGGCGGCGTCACCGCCTTGGTGATGTGCCACTGCGAGTCGGTCGACTCCGGCCTGCTCGACACCACGCTGGAGAGCTTCGACCGTCACTTCGCGGTCAACGCGCGTGCCACCTGGCTGCTGATCCGCGAGTACGGCCGTCGCTTCCGCGGAACCCCGGGAGCCGGGCGCGTCATCAGCCTCACCAGCGACCACACCGTCGGCAACCTCCCCTACGGAGCGAGCAAGGGCGCGCTCGACCGCATCACCCTGGCAGCCGCCCACGACCTTTCCCACCTCGGGATCACCGCCAACGTGATCAACCCGGGGCCGGTGGACACGGGTTGGATGTCCGACGACATCCGGGAGCACGTACTGCGTCGGACGCCGCTGGGGCGTCTGGGCAGCCCGCAGGACACCGCTGATCTCGTGGAGTTCCTGTGCTCCTCGCAGGGCCAGTGGATCAACGGGCAGCTACTGAAGAGCGACGGCGGGTTCGCCAACTGA
- a CDS encoding sigma-70 family RNA polymerase sigma factor, giving the protein MRKDSAVADERPHRARHRASQPSEPDEELMRALYREHAGPLLAYVLRLVAGDRQRAEDVVQETLIRAWKNAGQLNRATGSVRPWLVTVARRIVIDGHRSRQARPQEVDPSPLEVIPAEDEIDKALWLMTLSDALDDLTPAHREVLVETYFKGRTVNEAAETLGIPSGTVRSRVFYALRSMKLALEERGVTA; this is encoded by the coding sequence GTGCGCAAGGATTCCGCTGTGGCCGATGAACGCCCGCACAGGGCACGACATCGCGCATCGCAGCCCTCAGAGCCAGACGAGGAGCTGATGCGCGCGCTGTACCGCGAGCACGCTGGACCCTTGCTCGCGTACGTGCTGCGTCTGGTCGCGGGCGACCGCCAGCGTGCCGAGGACGTTGTGCAGGAAACTCTCATCAGGGCCTGGAAGAACGCCGGTCAGCTCAATCGAGCGACCGGATCGGTACGCCCCTGGCTGGTGACGGTCGCACGTCGCATCGTCATCGACGGCCACCGCAGCCGGCAGGCCCGGCCGCAGGAGGTCGACCCGTCGCCGCTGGAGGTCATCCCCGCGGAGGACGAGATCGACAAGGCGTTGTGGCTGATGACACTGTCGGACGCGCTGGACGACCTGACCCCTGCCCACAGGGAGGTCCTGGTCGAGACCTATTTCAAAGGGCGTACGGTCAATGAGGCGGCCGAGACGCTTGGCATCCCCAGTGGCACCGTCCGCTCCCGGGTGTTCTACGCCCTGCGGTCGATGAAGCTGGCTCTAGAGGAGCGCGGGGTGACGGCAT